One Mycolicibacterium pulveris genomic region harbors:
- a CDS encoding mechanosensitive ion channel family protein — translation MDVYALAFEWTDTNRHWLIEVPVRIAIYLVVALLVRYLLHRMIDRATTGRRRNKSRDEERPQEQTRPQEQAKPPLLRHLRDKVPKVASSQQIAERRQQRAKTIGSVLKSIVSIVLLTWVILAILSVLGVNIAPFIASAGVVGLAIGFGAQNLVRDFVSGMFMLLEDQYGVGDIVDVGEVIGEVESVGLRITRLRDIDGTLWYVRNGEIVRVGNMSQEWAYARLELPVSLSADVEKAKEVALEAAAEAVAQPSMAAKVLGEPEMYGVQEVAPDLYTLRILLKTRPNEQWSVQRQLRAEILRAFDENGIDLPYPRGRIHAVVGG, via the coding sequence ATGGACGTTTACGCCCTCGCTTTCGAATGGACGGACACGAACCGGCACTGGCTCATCGAGGTTCCGGTGCGAATCGCCATCTATCTGGTGGTTGCGCTGCTCGTCCGCTACCTGCTGCATCGGATGATCGACCGGGCCACCACCGGTAGGCGCCGTAACAAGAGTCGTGACGAGGAACGGCCGCAGGAGCAGACACGGCCGCAAGAACAGGCAAAGCCGCCGCTGCTGCGCCACCTGCGCGACAAGGTGCCGAAGGTCGCCAGCAGCCAGCAGATCGCCGAACGGCGACAACAGCGTGCGAAGACCATCGGGTCGGTGCTCAAGTCGATCGTGTCGATCGTCTTGCTCACCTGGGTGATCCTGGCGATCCTGAGTGTGCTCGGGGTGAACATCGCGCCGTTCATCGCTTCCGCCGGTGTGGTGGGTTTGGCGATCGGCTTCGGCGCCCAGAACCTGGTCCGCGACTTCGTCAGCGGCATGTTCATGCTGTTGGAGGACCAGTACGGGGTCGGTGACATCGTCGACGTCGGCGAGGTGATCGGCGAGGTGGAAAGCGTCGGGCTGCGGATCACGAGGCTCCGAGACATCGACGGCACCCTCTGGTACGTGCGCAACGGCGAGATCGTGCGCGTCGGCAACATGAGCCAGGAGTGGGCCTACGCGCGGCTCGAGCTGCCGGTCTCCCTGTCCGCCGATGTCGAAAAGGCCAAAGAGGTCGCCCTCGAGGCCGCGGCGGAGGCGGTCGCCCAGCCGTCGATGGCCGCCAAGGTGCTCGGTGAACCGGAGATGTACGGAGTCCAGGAGGTCGCGCCGGACCTGTACACGCTGCGGATCCTGTTGAAGACGCGCCCGAACGAGCAGTGGAGCGTCCAACGCCAACTGCGCGCCGAGATCCTGCGTGCGTTCGACGAGAACGGCATCGACCTGCCCTACCCGCGCGGGCGCATTCACGCCGTCGTCGGGGGCTGA
- a CDS encoding MBL fold metallo-hydrolase, which translates to MDVSIIETSGLGDRSYLVTNGGVAVAIDPQRDIDRVLMLAGAHGARITHVLETHLHNDYVTGGLELSRIVGARYVVPAGDEVNYPRHPATEGDVIDAGPIRLEVMHTPGHTHHHVSYVLRDENDAIHGVFTGGSMLFGTTGRTDLISAQDTEELTRAQYRSVRKLADRLPADVPIYPTHGFGSFCSATPASGDASTIGEERQRNPALTQDEQSFVDELIAGLSAYPAYYAHMGVINREGPAPVDLTPPEPVDPKELRRRLEAGEWVVDLRNRTAFAAGHLQGALGFELSGSFVTYFGWLYDWGAPLTLIGESPEQIAEARRQLVRIGVDRLAGAAAGDIDELRDGRPLGSYPVADFAALAGERRAGAVTVLDVRQRNEYEEDHIPEAVNIPLHELPERFGEVPASTVWVHCESGYRSSIAASLLDRAGHEVVLIDDDFDNATRLGLTSPGAAKG; encoded by the coding sequence ATGGACGTCTCGATCATCGAAACCTCCGGACTCGGTGACCGCAGCTATCTGGTCACCAACGGCGGCGTCGCCGTGGCGATCGATCCGCAGCGCGACATCGACCGGGTGCTCATGCTGGCCGGTGCCCACGGGGCCCGTATCACCCATGTGCTCGAGACGCACCTGCACAACGACTATGTGACCGGCGGGCTCGAGCTGTCCCGCATCGTCGGCGCCCGATACGTGGTGCCCGCCGGCGATGAGGTGAACTATCCGCGGCACCCCGCCACCGAGGGCGACGTCATCGACGCGGGACCCATCCGGCTGGAGGTGATGCACACCCCCGGCCACACCCACCACCACGTCAGCTATGTGCTGCGCGATGAGAACGACGCGATCCACGGCGTGTTCACCGGCGGCTCAATGCTGTTCGGCACCACCGGACGCACCGATCTGATCAGCGCGCAGGACACCGAGGAGCTCACCCGCGCCCAGTATCGCTCGGTGCGAAAGCTCGCTGACCGGCTGCCCGCGGATGTCCCGATCTACCCCACCCACGGCTTCGGCAGCTTCTGTTCGGCCACCCCGGCCTCCGGTGATGCGTCGACGATCGGTGAAGAGCGGCAACGTAATCCGGCGCTGACCCAGGATGAACAGAGCTTCGTCGATGAACTGATCGCGGGCCTGTCGGCGTACCCGGCCTACTACGCGCACATGGGCGTCATCAATCGCGAAGGCCCGGCTCCGGTGGATCTCACGCCGCCCGAGCCCGTCGACCCGAAGGAGCTTCGCCGTCGGCTCGAGGCCGGTGAGTGGGTGGTCGATCTGCGCAACCGGACGGCGTTCGCGGCCGGACATCTGCAGGGAGCGTTGGGTTTCGAGCTGTCCGGCTCGTTCGTCACCTATTTCGGCTGGCTCTACGATTGGGGCGCGCCGTTGACGCTGATCGGTGAATCTCCCGAGCAGATCGCCGAAGCCAGGCGGCAACTGGTACGGATCGGTGTGGACCGGTTGGCGGGGGCAGCCGCCGGTGACATCGACGAGTTGCGGGACGGGCGTCCGCTCGGCTCCTATCCGGTGGCCGACTTCGCGGCGCTGGCCGGCGAGCGCCGCGCCGGTGCCGTGACGGTGCTCGACGTGCGGCAGCGCAACGAGTACGAGGAGGACCACATCCCCGAGGCGGTCAACATTCCCCTGCACGAACTGCCGGAGCGGTTCGGCGAGGTTCCCGCCTCGACGGTTTGGGTGCACTGCGAGTCGGGCTATCGGTCGTCGATCGCGGCCTCGCTTCTCGACCGCGCGGGTCACGAGGTCGTTCTCATCGACGACGACTTCGACAACGCGACGCGTCTCGGTCTCACGTCGCCCGGCGCCGCGAAGGGTTAG
- a CDS encoding antibiotic biosynthesis monooxygenase: protein MIVTVAKVEDFDQFLKTFATAGVEKRREHGCRGSRVFRDPDDPDKVWVVFDWDIEDYEGFLADPDIPAIARQLALKEPPVEAKPVAQYDA, encoded by the coding sequence GTGATCGTCACCGTCGCCAAGGTGGAGGACTTCGACCAGTTCCTGAAGACCTTCGCCACGGCCGGCGTCGAAAAGCGCCGAGAGCACGGCTGCCGGGGCTCACGGGTGTTCCGGGATCCCGACGATCCCGACAAAGTGTGGGTGGTCTTCGATTGGGACATCGAAGATTACGAGGGGTTTCTCGCCGATCCTGACATTCCGGCGATCGCGCGGCAGCTCGCCCTGAAGGAACCTCCGGTGGAGGCGAAACCCGTCGCACAGTACGACGCCTGA
- a CDS encoding acyl-CoA dehydrogenase family protein encodes MSNDADAERVAELARKVVAEADPKKVPIPEFLGACYDAGLSWVHFPEGLGGLGVSRGLQAVADRILQGAGGPVPLGLNPMGYGMAAPTIREHAQTEDVKRQWLRPLATTEDLWCQLFSEPGAGSDLAGLATSAVRDGSGEGEWVINGQKVWTSLAHRARWGLLLARTNPDVPKHKGLTYFVIDMHGEGVETRPLRQMTGQAEFNEVYFSDARIPDKHRLGEVDNGWAVAMTTLMNERTALGGSGSRRGAGTISDATGLWASRPERHTPVLRDRLTQLWLRSEAQRLTAERSRATATVGGPGPEGSIGKLVGAELNQDIYQWCMDFLGPEGLLYHGYQQGPRTGDEDWQGPIQQRYLRSRANTIEGGTSEVMRNILGERILGLPGDLRADAGMPWKEIPRG; translated from the coding sequence ATGAGCAATGACGCTGATGCCGAGCGGGTCGCCGAACTGGCGCGCAAAGTTGTCGCCGAGGCCGACCCGAAGAAGGTGCCCATCCCGGAGTTCCTCGGCGCCTGCTACGACGCCGGCCTGTCCTGGGTGCACTTCCCCGAGGGCCTCGGCGGGCTTGGGGTGTCCCGCGGGTTGCAGGCGGTGGCCGACCGGATCCTGCAGGGTGCCGGCGGGCCGGTGCCGCTGGGGCTCAACCCGATGGGCTACGGCATGGCGGCGCCGACGATCCGCGAGCACGCCCAGACCGAGGACGTGAAGCGGCAGTGGCTGCGACCGCTGGCCACCACCGAGGACCTGTGGTGCCAGCTGTTCTCCGAGCCCGGCGCCGGGTCCGATCTGGCCGGGCTGGCCACCTCCGCGGTGCGCGACGGCTCGGGAGAAGGGGAGTGGGTGATCAACGGGCAGAAGGTGTGGACCAGCCTCGCCCACCGCGCGCGCTGGGGCCTGCTGCTCGCGCGCACCAACCCCGACGTGCCCAAGCACAAGGGCCTGACCTACTTCGTCATCGACATGCACGGCGAAGGGGTGGAGACCCGCCCGCTGCGCCAGATGACCGGCCAGGCCGAGTTCAACGAGGTCTATTTCTCCGACGCGCGGATTCCCGACAAGCACCGCCTCGGTGAGGTCGACAACGGCTGGGCCGTCGCGATGACGACGCTGATGAACGAGCGCACCGCGCTGGGCGGCAGCGGCAGCAGGCGCGGCGCGGGCACCATCTCCGATGCCACCGGCCTGTGGGCCTCGCGGCCCGAACGGCACACCCCGGTGCTGCGTGACCGGCTCACACAGCTGTGGTTGCGCTCGGAGGCGCAGCGCCTGACCGCGGAGCGCTCGCGGGCCACCGCCACCGTCGGTGGTCCCGGCCCAGAGGGGTCGATCGGCAAGCTGGTCGGGGCCGAACTCAACCAGGACATCTACCAGTGGTGCATGGATTTCCTTGGGCCCGAGGGGCTTCTGTACCACGGATATCAGCAGGGCCCGCGTACCGGGGACGAAGACTGGCAGGGCCCGATTCAGCAGCGGTACCTGCGCAGCCGCGCCAACACCATCGAAGGCGGCACTTCCGAAGTGATGCGCAACATCCTCGGCGAACGCATCCTCGGGCTGCCCGGTGATCTGCGCGCCGACGCCGGGATGCCGTGGAAGGAGATCCCCCGTGGCTGA
- a CDS encoding Tex family protein, which produces MPQSFSLKSVNARLAEELAVDEAQVAAAVRLLDDGATVPFIARYRKEATGSLDDTALRTLEERLQYLRELDERRAAVLASIEEQGKLTDELKAALMTAETKSRVEDIYLPYKPKRRTKAQIAREAGLEPLAVRLLADPALDPQKAAAEFVGADVPDAAAALDGARHILAERAAEDAELVGAVREQFWKAGSLHTAPWSAEVAKSAAAQKYRDYFDYREALETMPSHRVLAAMRGEKEEILALSFDGGDDAQYHAMIAKALGIDMTANAAATTWLVGTVEWAWRTKLMISAKVDARIRLRNRAEEQAVAVFATNLKDLLLAAPAGNRTTLGLDPGYRTGVKVAVVDGTGKVIDTATIFPHQPQRQWDTAKATLAALVARHRVELIAVGNGTASRETDALAAELIADIRAAGADAPTKAMVSEAGASVYSASAYAARELPTLDVTLRGAVSIARRLQDPLAELVKIDPKSIGVGQYQHDVTPGTLARSLDAVVEDAVNAVGVDLNTASVPLLARVSGVSESLAEAIVTHRDTTGPFRDRKALLDVPRLGPKAFEQCAGFLRIRGGDDPIDASGVHPESYPVVRRILDRSGITLAELIGNERALKSLKPADFADDRFGIPTVTDILAELEKPGRDPRPAFSTATFAAGVEKVADLKLGMVLEGVVTNVAAFGAFVDVGVHQDGLVHVSAMADRFVSDPHEVVRSGQVVRVKVIDVDVERQRIGLSLRLDDEPADKGERPDRSFRRKGRPQRRPPADAPTGSMADALRKAGFGR; this is translated from the coding sequence GTGCCACAGAGCTTTAGCCTGAAGTCTGTAAATGCCCGTCTTGCTGAGGAATTGGCCGTCGACGAGGCGCAGGTCGCCGCGGCCGTCCGGCTGCTCGACGACGGCGCGACCGTGCCGTTCATCGCCCGGTACCGCAAGGAGGCGACCGGCAGCCTGGACGACACCGCGCTGCGCACGCTCGAGGAACGCCTGCAGTACCTGCGCGAACTGGATGAGCGTCGCGCCGCCGTGCTGGCCTCCATCGAGGAGCAGGGCAAGCTCACCGACGAGCTGAAGGCCGCGCTGATGACGGCCGAGACCAAATCGCGGGTCGAGGACATCTACCTGCCGTACAAGCCCAAGCGGCGCACCAAGGCGCAGATCGCCCGTGAGGCGGGCCTGGAGCCGCTGGCCGTTCGGCTGCTCGCCGATCCGGCCCTCGACCCGCAGAAGGCCGCCGCGGAGTTCGTCGGCGCCGACGTTCCCGACGCCGCGGCGGCGCTCGACGGCGCCCGCCACATCCTCGCCGAACGCGCCGCCGAGGATGCCGAGCTGGTGGGCGCCGTGCGGGAGCAGTTCTGGAAGGCGGGTTCGCTGCACACCGCGCCCTGGTCCGCCGAGGTGGCCAAAAGCGCGGCAGCACAGAAGTATCGGGACTACTTCGACTACCGCGAGGCGCTGGAGACCATGCCGTCGCACCGGGTGCTCGCCGCGATGCGCGGCGAGAAGGAGGAGATCCTGGCGCTGAGCTTCGACGGCGGCGACGACGCGCAGTACCACGCCATGATCGCCAAGGCCCTCGGCATCGACATGACGGCGAACGCCGCCGCGACCACGTGGCTGGTCGGCACCGTCGAATGGGCATGGCGGACCAAGCTGATGATCTCGGCGAAGGTCGACGCCCGCATACGGCTGCGCAACCGCGCCGAAGAACAGGCGGTCGCGGTGTTCGCGACCAACCTCAAGGACCTGCTGCTGGCTGCGCCGGCGGGAAACCGCACGACGCTCGGCCTGGACCCCGGTTACCGCACGGGCGTCAAGGTGGCTGTCGTCGACGGCACCGGCAAGGTGATCGACACCGCGACGATCTTTCCGCATCAGCCTCAGCGCCAATGGGATACGGCCAAGGCCACTCTGGCCGCGCTCGTCGCGCGTCACCGTGTCGAGCTGATCGCCGTCGGCAATGGCACCGCGTCGCGGGAGACCGACGCGCTGGCCGCGGAGCTCATCGCCGACATCCGCGCGGCCGGTGCCGACGCGCCGACGAAGGCGATGGTGAGCGAGGCCGGCGCCTCGGTGTACTCGGCATCCGCGTATGCCGCGCGCGAACTGCCCACGCTCGACGTGACGTTGCGGGGCGCCGTCTCGATCGCGCGACGGTTGCAGGACCCGCTGGCCGAACTGGTGAAGATCGACCCGAAGTCGATCGGCGTCGGGCAGTACCAGCACGACGTGACGCCCGGCACGCTGGCCCGCAGCCTCGACGCAGTCGTCGAGGACGCGGTCAACGCGGTCGGCGTCGACTTGAACACCGCGTCGGTGCCGCTGCTCGCCCGCGTGTCGGGTGTGTCGGAGTCGCTGGCCGAGGCCATCGTCACCCACCGCGACACGACCGGGCCGTTCCGCGACCGCAAGGCGCTCCTCGACGTTCCGCGGCTGGGGCCCAAGGCATTCGAGCAGTGCGCCGGCTTCCTGCGGATCCGCGGCGGCGACGATCCCATCGACGCCTCCGGTGTACACCCCGAGTCGTATCCGGTGGTGCGCCGCATCCTGGATCGCTCGGGGATCACGCTGGCTGAGCTCATCGGCAACGAGCGGGCGCTGAAGTCGCTGAAACCCGCCGACTTCGCCGACGACCGGTTCGGCATCCCCACCGTCACCGACATTCTCGCCGAGTTGGAGAAGCCGGGGCGCGACCCGCGGCCGGCGTTCTCCACGGCGACGTTCGCCGCGGGGGTCGAGAAGGTGGCCGACCTGAAGCTCGGCATGGTGCTCGAGGGTGTGGTCACCAACGTCGCGGCGTTCGGGGCGTTCGTCGACGTCGGCGTGCACCAGGACGGTTTGGTGCACGTCTCGGCGATGGCCGACCGGTTCGTGTCAGACCCGCACGAGGTGGTGCGCTCCGGGCAGGTGGTGCGGGTGAAGGTCATCGACGTCGACGTCGAGCGTCAGCGGATCGGGTTGAGCCTGCGGCTCGACGACGAACCGGCCGACAAGGGTGAGCGGCCCGACCGCAGCTTCCGGCGCAAAGGCCGCCCGCAGCGACGCCCACCGGCCGATGCGCCCACCGGTTCGATGGCAGACGCGTTACGCAAGGCCGGCTTCGGGCGCTGA
- a CDS encoding tryptophan-rich sensory protein, producing MVSRSVGSRSITTLLLPLVVTLATVATLVVNYLANALPINGQTTGDVTRRSEVYFAPAGYVFSIWSLIYFGVIAYSVYLSLTLAQGRTDSGAARAIAPWYVLTAAANCCWLFAWHHNRFPLSMLLMVVLLGALIVIYRIQAAHPPASTVERWTVHIPFRVYLGWISVATIANATITLDDAGWSGFGLSEPTWGVIMVAVAGALGLVMCLRHRDIAYALVIVWALVGIAVRLHETTSVLIAASVTAAVLGLAVLVTARRHAV from the coding sequence GTGGTGAGCAGGTCCGTCGGTAGCCGTTCGATCACGACGCTGCTCCTGCCGCTCGTCGTCACCCTGGCGACGGTGGCCACCCTCGTGGTCAACTACCTGGCCAACGCGCTGCCGATCAACGGCCAGACCACCGGCGACGTCACCCGCCGCAGCGAGGTGTACTTCGCGCCGGCCGGCTACGTGTTCTCCATCTGGAGCCTCATCTATTTCGGGGTGATCGCCTACAGCGTCTACCTGAGCCTCACTTTGGCCCAGGGCCGCACCGACAGTGGCGCCGCGCGGGCCATCGCGCCCTGGTACGTGCTGACCGCGGCGGCGAACTGCTGCTGGCTTTTCGCGTGGCACCACAATCGGTTCCCGCTGAGCATGCTGCTGATGGTCGTGCTGCTGGGCGCGCTGATCGTCATCTACCGCATCCAGGCTGCCCATCCACCGGCCTCGACCGTGGAACGGTGGACGGTGCACATCCCGTTCCGGGTCTACCTGGGCTGGATCTCGGTCGCCACGATCGCCAACGCGACGATCACCCTCGACGACGCCGGCTGGTCGGGCTTCGGTCTTTCCGAGCCGACCTGGGGCGTGATCATGGTCGCGGTGGCGGGCGCGCTGGGCCTGGTGATGTGCCTGCGCCACCGGGACATCGCCTACGCGCTGGTGATCGTCTGGGCGCTGGTCGGCATCGCGGTGCGGCTGCACGAGACCACGTCGGTGTTAATCGCCGCCTCGGTCACCGCGGCGGTGCTGGGGCTGGCGGTGCTCGTCACGGCCAGGCGGCACGCAGTCTGA
- a CDS encoding sulfite exporter TauE/SafE family protein, protein MTVAMGLGLGALIGVLLGLLGGGGSILAVPALVYGMNLGVQEAIPMSLVVVATASAVGALPKIRARQIRWRMAAIFAAAGIPGSIVGSTLSRHLPDSALLIGFAVVMVVAGIRMLADQSNTGTACEVREGRVNWRRCAPRSLGAGLAVGLLTGLFGVGGGFLIIPALVVVLGVEMSTAIGTSLLIIVANSIAGLFSHLNGVSLDWSITAAFVGAAMLASLVAGYFGTKIDTARLQRWFAYLVFAVAAYVLVDTIVLR, encoded by the coding sequence ATGACTGTGGCGATGGGCCTGGGGCTCGGTGCGCTGATCGGCGTGCTGCTGGGCCTGCTCGGCGGCGGCGGCTCGATCCTCGCCGTCCCCGCACTGGTCTACGGGATGAACCTCGGTGTGCAAGAGGCGATTCCGATGTCGTTGGTCGTCGTCGCCACGGCCTCGGCCGTCGGGGCGCTGCCGAAGATCCGCGCGCGACAGATCCGCTGGCGGATGGCCGCCATCTTCGCGGCGGCGGGCATCCCGGGCAGCATCGTCGGCAGCACGCTCAGCAGGCACCTGCCCGATTCGGCGCTGCTGATCGGGTTCGCGGTGGTGATGGTGGTCGCGGGCATCCGCATGCTGGCCGACCAGAGCAACACCGGCACCGCCTGTGAAGTCAGGGAGGGCCGGGTCAACTGGCGCCGCTGCGCACCGCGGTCTCTCGGCGCCGGGCTGGCAGTCGGCTTGCTGACCGGTCTGTTCGGCGTCGGCGGCGGGTTCCTCATCATTCCGGCGCTCGTCGTGGTGCTCGGCGTCGAGATGTCCACGGCGATCGGCACTTCGCTGCTGATCATCGTCGCCAACTCGATAGCCGGGCTCTTCTCGCATCTCAACGGCGTCAGCCTGGACTGGTCGATCACCGCAGCATTCGTCGGCGCCGCCATGCTCGCCTCGCTGGTCGCCGGTTACTTCGGCACCAAAATCGACACCGCACGCCTGCAGCGCTGGTTCGCCTACCTGGTCTTCGCCGTCGCCGCCTATGTGCTCGTCGACACGATCGTCTTACGCTGA
- a CDS encoding acyl-CoA dehydrogenase family protein, translating to MAENVSGTEYRFTDEQNQLRDAVRKFSIEHFSEEKVREVMESDPAFDPKTWARLGGELGVLGLSVPEADGGVGGTLVDQAVAIEELGARLACGPLFGTVYLAIPALVAAGSGAARDELLGDLIEGTRTAAFAVTDRAGVFDPAAVTVAASGDTLSGNVSQVIDAGIADVLLVAANGADGVGLYTVDTSATAVQRTPLATLDLTRSAANVTLTDAPAQRIAGPDETERVLNHALQVGAALLAVEQVGAAQHLLDLSVEYAKSRLQFGRPIGSFQAVKHRLANLLVDVEHARSAAYHAVWALTDGSDEPALATSIAQAVCSAALTHVAADTIQVHGGIGFTWEHQAHLYYKRATTDAALLGSAEQHRDRVASMVLDGAEPARVPRVADGLPV from the coding sequence GTGGCTGAGAACGTATCGGGCACCGAGTACAGGTTCACCGACGAACAGAACCAGTTACGCGACGCGGTAAGGAAATTCAGCATCGAGCACTTCTCCGAGGAGAAGGTGCGCGAGGTCATGGAGTCCGACCCGGCCTTCGACCCGAAAACGTGGGCGCGGCTGGGCGGCGAGCTCGGCGTGCTCGGCCTGTCGGTGCCCGAGGCCGACGGCGGAGTCGGCGGCACGCTGGTAGACCAGGCCGTTGCGATCGAAGAGCTCGGCGCGCGGCTGGCGTGCGGGCCGCTGTTCGGCACGGTCTACCTGGCGATCCCGGCGCTGGTGGCCGCCGGTTCCGGCGCCGCACGGGATGAGCTGTTGGGCGACTTGATCGAGGGCACCCGCACCGCCGCGTTCGCCGTCACGGATCGGGCCGGCGTCTTCGATCCGGCCGCTGTGACGGTGGCCGCATCCGGAGATACTTTGTCGGGCAACGTGTCTCAGGTGATCGACGCAGGCATCGCCGATGTGCTGCTGGTCGCCGCGAACGGCGCCGACGGGGTGGGCTTGTACACGGTCGACACCTCCGCGACCGCAGTGCAGCGCACCCCGTTGGCGACCCTGGACCTGACCCGGTCCGCGGCCAACGTCACGCTCACCGACGCGCCCGCGCAAAGAATCGCCGGGCCCGACGAGACCGAGCGGGTGCTGAACCACGCGCTGCAGGTCGGTGCCGCGCTGCTGGCCGTCGAGCAGGTCGGCGCCGCCCAGCACCTGCTCGACCTGTCGGTCGAGTACGCGAAGTCGCGGCTGCAGTTCGGCAGGCCGATCGGGTCGTTCCAGGCGGTCAAGCACCGCCTTGCCAACCTGCTTGTCGATGTCGAGCATGCGAGATCGGCTGCCTATCACGCGGTTTGGGCGTTAACCGACGGGTCCGACGAGCCGGCGCTTGCGACCAGCATCGCGCAGGCGGTGTGTTCGGCGGCACTGACCCACGTCGCCGCCGACACCATCCAGGTGCACGGCGGCATCGGGTTCACCTGGGAGCACCAGGCGCACCTGTATTACAAGCGCGCCACCACCGACGCCGCGCTGCTGGGCAGCGCCGAGCAGCACCGCGACCGGGTCGCGTCGATGGTGCTGGACGGCGCCGAACCGGCCCGGGTGCCGCGGGTCGCCGACGGCCTACCCGTCTGA
- a CDS encoding oxygenase MpaB family protein — protein sequence MPEPSPRPPGAPTAFRYPECNGRRVGLRNLVKRLTGVDLFPTDAVARAFIAGLTEGDPVAERFVAETYHGELGARKARELVERAQRDSIDSVPEAPESMRALFAEFEQLPGWVDPELVEEGAAVWRRWAYALGALGNAGTNDTYTEGWLAVPLSLSGGYAGQRALHRYLETSRWWIEVCRPGAVLTPGSLGRNISMHVRIMHVSVRERVKQHPEWDAERWGLPISQSAMLLTLLGGSVAPALGLYLLGHLTSAREVRAVLHFNRYCGHLVGVRCDGYFPETVADAWRILFMADAARSYDSADSGTELVESFVPAFAPAPAQRGLARLRAEYHYRVQAGYLGLYMLPWNRRRYRLPSAVPGILLLLLRSPLILALELARRASGWVDRRWQQANLSRWENWLRWQSDGKAAAFEAAAPLRR from the coding sequence ATGCCCGAACCCTCGCCGCGACCGCCGGGGGCGCCGACCGCCTTCCGCTATCCGGAGTGCAACGGCCGGCGCGTGGGGCTGCGCAACCTGGTCAAGCGGCTCACCGGCGTCGACCTCTTTCCCACCGACGCCGTCGCGCGGGCCTTCATCGCCGGCTTGACCGAGGGCGATCCCGTCGCGGAGCGGTTCGTCGCCGAGACCTACCACGGTGAGCTCGGCGCCAGAAAAGCCCGTGAGCTCGTCGAGCGGGCGCAGCGCGACAGCATCGACAGCGTGCCCGAGGCGCCCGAGTCGATGCGGGCGCTGTTCGCGGAGTTCGAGCAACTACCCGGGTGGGTCGACCCGGAGCTGGTCGAGGAAGGCGCCGCGGTGTGGCGGCGCTGGGCGTACGCGCTCGGAGCGCTGGGCAACGCCGGCACCAACGACACCTACACCGAGGGCTGGTTGGCGGTGCCGCTGTCGCTCTCGGGCGGCTATGCAGGCCAGCGGGCACTGCACCGCTACCTGGAGACGTCGCGGTGGTGGATCGAGGTCTGCCGACCGGGCGCCGTCCTCACACCCGGCTCGCTGGGCCGCAACATCTCCATGCATGTGCGGATCATGCATGTCAGCGTCCGTGAACGGGTCAAGCAGCACCCCGAGTGGGACGCCGAACGCTGGGGGCTGCCGATCAGCCAGTCCGCCATGCTGCTGACGCTGCTCGGCGGCAGCGTCGCGCCGGCGTTGGGCCTGTATCTGCTGGGCCACCTCACCTCCGCGCGGGAAGTGCGCGCGGTGCTGCACTTCAACCGTTACTGCGGCCATCTGGTCGGCGTGCGCTGCGACGGCTACTTTCCCGAGACCGTCGCCGACGCGTGGCGCATCCTGTTCATGGCCGACGCCGCGCGCAGCTACGACAGCGCCGACAGCGGCACAGAACTCGTCGAATCATTCGTTCCCGCCTTCGCGCCCGCACCCGCGCAGCGCGGCCTCGCGCGACTGCGCGCCGAGTACCACTACCGGGTGCAGGCCGGCTATCTCGGGTTGTACATGCTGCCGTGGAACCGGCGCCGCTACCGCCTGCCGTCGGCGGTGCCGGGAATCCTGTTGCTGCTGTTGCGGTCTCCGCTCATCCTGGCGCTCGAGCTGGCGCGGCGTGCTTCGGGTTGGGTGGACCGCCGATGGCAGCAGGCCAACCTCAGCCGGTGGGAGAACTGGCTGCGGTGGCAGTCCGACGGCAAGGCGGCGGCGTTCGAGGCCGCCGCACCCCTGCGTCGCTGA